One window from the genome of Bradyrhizobium xenonodulans encodes:
- a CDS encoding helix-turn-helix transcriptional regulator gives MSGKDEFSILNVSTDDIPEDERVPLLREFYRRGVLKAEVEPTDEKPFAASLTSHGLPDAQLVVGGLVGARVIRTKQLVIDGDDSLGLMVNRSGIVEVSARGRDLRLHPGDALLTSAEDVTIYERLSLGNCLSIRVPRRVLAPMIVDIDDAVMRIIPEHAPGLRLLVDYATSLVRERAFAMPALRQLGVAHIHDLMARVLGATDDIHELAGRRGVRAARLRKVKSFIVNNCWQQDLSVATVAQEFGVTTRYLQRLFEADGKTFSSFLTEQRLKRAHRMLREPDFAGRPVSSIAYDVGFGDLSYFNRCFRRAYGATPSGVRSGEAL, from the coding sequence GTGAGCGGCAAGGACGAATTTTCCATTCTCAATGTTTCGACGGACGATATTCCCGAAGACGAGCGTGTGCCGCTGCTGCGCGAATTCTATCGCCGCGGCGTGCTGAAGGCCGAGGTCGAGCCAACGGACGAAAAGCCGTTCGCCGCGAGCCTCACGTCCCATGGTTTGCCGGACGCCCAATTGGTGGTCGGCGGGCTGGTCGGAGCGCGGGTCATCCGTACCAAGCAACTGGTCATCGACGGCGACGACAGTCTTGGCCTGATGGTCAATCGATCAGGCATCGTCGAGGTCTCCGCGCGAGGACGGGATCTGCGGCTTCATCCCGGTGACGCGCTTCTGACGAGTGCGGAGGACGTGACGATCTACGAGCGTCTCTCGCTGGGCAATTGTCTGTCGATCCGCGTGCCGCGGCGGGTGCTGGCACCCATGATCGTGGATATCGACGATGCGGTGATGCGCATTATTCCGGAACATGCCCCCGGACTTCGGCTGCTGGTCGATTATGCGACGTCTCTGGTGCGAGAGCGCGCGTTCGCAATGCCGGCGCTGCGCCAGCTTGGCGTTGCGCATATCCACGATCTGATGGCGCGCGTTCTCGGCGCGACCGATGACATTCACGAACTGGCCGGGCGGCGCGGCGTCAGGGCCGCGCGGCTGCGCAAGGTGAAATCCTTCATCGTCAATAATTGCTGGCAGCAGGACCTGTCGGTCGCGACCGTGGCGCAGGAGTTCGGCGTGACCACGCGCTATCTCCAGCGGCTGTTCGAAGCCGACGGCAAGACGTTTTCGTCCTTCCTGACCGAGCAGCGTCTCAAGCGAGCCCATCGCATGCTGCGTGAGCCTGATTTCGCCGGGCGGCCGGTGAGCTCGATCGCCTATGACGTCGGCTTCGGCGATCTCTCTTATTTCAACCGCTGTTTCCGGCGGGCCTATGGCGCGACGCCGAGCGGCGTCAGGAGCGGCGAAGCGCTGTGA
- a CDS encoding DUF6894 family protein, whose translation MHRFFFDLLVDNVVKIDPGGMVFEQTRATFVVADEMARHLFVWRDDLRDCDAWIRVRDAGGREIYRAAVWAESEERIGWDQP comes from the coding sequence ATGCATCGTTTCTTCTTTGATCTCCTGGTCGACAACGTCGTGAAGATCGATCCGGGCGGCATGGTCTTCGAGCAGACCAGGGCCACGTTCGTCGTTGCCGACGAGATGGCGCGGCATCTGTTCGTCTGGCGTGACGATCTGCGCGATTGCGATGCCTGGATCCGTGTCAGGGATGCCGGAGGACGCGAGATCTATCGCGCCGCGGTCTGGGCGGAGAGCGAGGAGCGAATTGGCTGGGATCAGCCGTAA
- a CDS encoding helix-turn-helix transcriptional regulator, translating into MTILQANRFSSLVGEIYDAAVDPALRSGALEQVSHYVGGCAATILSRDAARLSIEIHQHFGTESRFRQLYRDRYVEQDPLLDRHLAFSAEQTIGVTDIMPHADFVATSFYREWVEPQGAIDLATVALERSDTRTTVLQVLRHRSRGTVDDSMRERMRLLAPHIQRSRIMGRQIRARSHTVDDLADVLDGLSTAICLLDADGRVVHANAACRQLFVDANLLAMVGDRIVARNTQADKIFRSLFEINLDDQTHSTGRRRIELMTSADGQHYLIHALPLRRERSLPRDVAATVLLVQKAAMVPSLVPGAIASAFRLTPSELRVLMAIVEIGGVPDIAAKLGIAETTVKTHLGRLFEKTGAGRQADLVKIAAGFTAPFAQRTSSDDDAV; encoded by the coding sequence ATGACGATCCTTCAGGCAAATCGATTCTCGTCTCTCGTCGGCGAGATCTATGATGCGGCGGTCGATCCTGCGCTGCGCAGCGGCGCGCTGGAACAGGTTTCGCATTACGTCGGCGGGTGCGCCGCGACCATCCTGTCCCGCGATGCGGCAAGGCTCTCGATCGAGATCCATCAGCATTTTGGAACCGAATCCCGCTTCCGTCAGCTCTATCGCGACAGATACGTCGAGCAGGATCCTCTGCTCGATCGTCATCTCGCTTTCTCCGCCGAGCAGACCATCGGCGTGACCGACATCATGCCGCATGCCGATTTCGTGGCGACGAGCTTCTATCGCGAGTGGGTCGAGCCGCAGGGCGCGATCGACCTCGCGACCGTCGCGCTCGAAAGGTCGGACACGCGCACCACGGTCTTGCAGGTGTTGCGCCACCGATCGCGAGGAACCGTCGACGATTCGATGCGCGAGCGCATGCGCCTGCTCGCGCCTCACATCCAGCGTTCCAGGATCATGGGACGGCAGATCAGGGCGCGCTCGCATACCGTGGACGACCTTGCCGATGTGCTCGACGGTCTGAGCACGGCGATCTGCCTGCTCGACGCAGACGGCCGGGTCGTGCATGCCAACGCGGCGTGCCGGCAGCTTTTCGTCGATGCCAATCTGCTCGCGATGGTCGGAGACAGGATCGTTGCGCGCAACACCCAGGCCGACAAAATATTCCGTAGCCTGTTCGAAATAAATTTGGATGACCAAACTCATTCGACCGGTCGCCGACGTATCGAACTCATGACATCGGCTGACGGTCAGCACTATCTTATCCATGCTCTTCCGTTGAGGCGAGAGCGTAGCCTGCCACGGGACGTCGCGGCGACGGTGCTCCTCGTTCAGAAAGCAGCGATGGTGCCCTCGCTCGTGCCCGGCGCGATCGCCTCGGCTTTCAGGCTGACGCCCTCCGAATTGCGTGTATTGATGGCAATTGTCGAGATCGGCGGCGTTCCCGACATTGCGGCGAAGCTCGGCATTGCCGAGACGACGGTGAAGACGCATCTCGGTCGCCTGTTCGAAAAGACGGGTGCCGGCAGGCAGGCGGACCTCGTGAAGATCGCGGCCGGATTTACCGCGCCGTTTGCACAGCGGACGAGCAGCGACGACGACGCCGTGTGA
- a CDS encoding shikimate dehydrogenase family protein — MIPAPSGATRLYVIVGDPIAQVRSPAGVSAAFAARGHDGILMPVQVAPTNLPDFLSVATRLKNLDGIVVTIPHKFACYQACASATERAHFLRTVNLMRRRADGSWHGDMVDGLGFVGAARAKGIDPSGMRALLVGAGGAGSAIALALVEAGVSELAIHDSATERRDALIGRLNGLGKASVRAGTVDPAGFDFVANATPAGMKQGDPLPVDVGRLAPSAYCGCVITKPEVSPFIAAARKAGCVTGTGTDMYQQHQGIMVDFLLHGDGEG, encoded by the coding sequence ATGATCCCGGCTCCATCAGGTGCGACGCGGCTCTACGTCATCGTCGGCGATCCCATCGCGCAGGTGCGCTCGCCGGCCGGCGTGAGCGCCGCCTTCGCTGCACGCGGGCACGACGGCATTCTGATGCCTGTGCAGGTCGCGCCGACGAATCTGCCCGATTTCCTCTCGGTGGCGACACGATTGAAAAATCTCGACGGCATCGTCGTGACCATCCCGCATAAGTTCGCCTGTTATCAGGCCTGCGCCAGTGCGACCGAGCGCGCTCACTTTTTGCGCACCGTGAATTTGATGCGCCGGCGCGCGGACGGTTCATGGCACGGCGACATGGTGGACGGCCTCGGCTTCGTTGGTGCGGCGCGCGCGAAGGGGATCGATCCCAGCGGCATGCGGGCGCTCCTCGTCGGCGCCGGCGGTGCTGGCTCGGCGATTGCGCTGGCACTGGTCGAGGCCGGCGTGAGCGAGCTCGCCATTCATGACAGCGCTACCGAGCGCCGCGACGCGCTGATCGGCCGGCTCAACGGGCTCGGCAAAGCGTCTGTGCGGGCCGGCACTGTGGATCCCGCCGGCTTCGATTTTGTCGCCAATGCGACGCCCGCGGGGATGAAGCAGGGCGATCCGCTGCCGGTCGACGTCGGGCGGCTGGCGCCGTCGGCCTATTGCGGCTGTGTCATCACCAAGCCCGAGGTCTCGCCCTTTATCGCGGCGGCTCGAAAGGCCGGCTGCGTGACCGGGACCGGTACGGACATGTACCAGCAGCATCAGGGCATCATGGTGGATTTCCTGCTTCACGGTGACGGTGAGGGTTAG
- a CDS encoding MaoC family dehydratase: MAQVEWFDDLTVGMRFKSPEVAVTEADIKRFAAEFDPQPMHLDHEAAKGTLFKGLAASGWHTAAIAMNLAIQARPFGPHPLIGAGVDGLRWTIPVRPNDRLHLVGEVMSLTPSKSKPQGIALVKWTMFNQNGEEVYTFTPIAIIPRRA; encoded by the coding sequence ATGGCGCAGGTCGAGTGGTTCGACGATCTCACGGTCGGAATGCGGTTCAAATCGCCCGAGGTCGCGGTCACCGAAGCCGACATCAAGCGTTTCGCCGCCGAGTTCGATCCGCAGCCGATGCATCTCGACCACGAGGCCGCCAAGGGGACCCTGTTCAAGGGCCTGGCTGCGTCGGGATGGCACACTGCCGCGATTGCCATGAACCTCGCGATCCAGGCCCGCCCGTTCGGTCCGCATCCATTGATCGGCGCGGGCGTCGATGGCCTGCGCTGGACCATTCCGGTTCGGCCCAACGACCGTCTGCATCTGGTCGGCGAGGTCATGAGTCTGACGCCGTCGAAGTCGAAGCCGCAGGGCATCGCGCTGGTGAAATGGACCATGTTCAACCAGAACGGCGAGGAGGTTTACACCTTCACCCCGATCGCGATCATCCCGCGGCGGGCGTAG
- a CDS encoding lytic murein transglycosylase — protein sequence MTKGRTVATAMIGATALLLSLAPIAEAATCGNGPGGFEAWKREFSAEAQGKGIGQTALGALMQANYASATIAADRGQRSFSLTLDQFLAKRGATTIVAKGRQLKQSQAALFASIQQRYGVPPGPLIAIWGMETGFGSQRGNQNMLSSIATLAYDCRRPEFFTDQLYAALKLIDRGTLSGATRGSMHGEVGQTQFMPKNILAYGTGNLEVAANALNSTANFLKAHGWRAGAGYQPGEPNFAAIEAWNAAGVYQKAIALMGRQIDEGGGAAASR from the coding sequence ATGACCAAGGGCAGGACCGTTGCGACGGCCATGATCGGTGCGACCGCGCTGCTTCTTTCTCTGGCGCCGATCGCCGAGGCCGCCACCTGCGGCAACGGGCCTGGCGGCTTCGAGGCCTGGAAGCGCGAGTTCAGCGCCGAGGCGCAAGGAAAGGGCATCGGCCAGACCGCGCTCGGGGCGCTGATGCAGGCCAATTACGCCAGCGCCACCATCGCCGCCGACCGCGGCCAGCGCAGCTTTTCGCTGACGCTCGACCAATTCCTCGCCAAGCGCGGCGCCACCACGATCGTCGCCAAGGGGCGGCAGCTCAAGCAGTCGCAGGCCGCCTTGTTCGCCTCGATCCAGCAGCGTTACGGCGTGCCACCGGGGCCATTGATCGCGATCTGGGGCATGGAGACCGGTTTCGGCAGCCAGCGCGGCAACCAGAACATGCTCTCGTCGATCGCGACGCTCGCCTATGACTGCCGCCGTCCCGAATTCTTCACCGACCAACTCTATGCTGCCCTGAAGCTGATCGACCGCGGCACGCTGTCGGGGGCAACCCGGGGCTCTATGCATGGCGAGGTCGGCCAGACCCAGTTCATGCCCAAGAACATCCTGGCTTATGGCACCGGCAATCTCGAAGTTGCCGCCAACGCGCTGAACTCGACGGCGAATTTCCTCAAGGCCCATGGCTGGCGCGCGGGAGCCGGTTACCAGCCGGGCGAGCCGAATTTTGCGGCCATCGAGGCCTGGAATGCTGCAGGCGTCTACCAAAAAGCGATTGCGCTGATGGGCCGGCAGATCGACGAGGGCGGCGGAGCCGCTGCATCGCGGTGA